A window from Trichomycterus rosablanca isolate fTriRos1 chromosome 21, fTriRos1.hap1, whole genome shotgun sequence encodes these proteins:
- the LOC134335120 gene encoding C-X-C motif chemokine 9-like isoform X2: protein MKASTFFLLFSLLFGLTAKLRAGPVGELGERCLCQKTQQELRQHAVMTKANIFHPSPSCSKTEIVVTLKKGWKVCLDPYAKQGQMILSGQKLKPNFKPQKQGGKSKQQNGKKNHNKKKREKN from the exons ATGAAGGCTTCGACGTTCTTCCTGCTGTTTTCGCTCCTGTTTGGACTGACTGCAAAGCTACGTGCAG GACCTGTAGGGGAGCTGGGAGAGCGCTGTCTGTGCCAAAAGACGCAACAGGAACTCAGACAACATGCAGTCATGACTAAGGCTAACATCTTTCACCCAAGTCCATCGTGTTCCAAGACTGAGATTGT TGTAACTTTGAAGAAAGGGTGGAAGGTCTGCTTGGATCCTTATGCAAAACAAGGCCAGATGATCTTAAG tGGACAGAAACTAAAACCAAACTTCAAGCCACAGAAACAGGGGGGGAAGTCCAAGCAGCAAAACGGTAAGAAGAACCATAACAAGAAGAAGAGGGAGAAAAACTGA
- the LOC134335120 gene encoding C-X-C motif chemokine 9-like isoform X1 yields MSCAAVIWYNGPTGIFPSGSKQQNMKPATCKRKSKSDLIAPSPCPYSLNLIISLGLSHHPLDSRMKASTFFLLFSLLFGLTAKLRAGPVGELGERCLCQKTQQELRQHAVMTKANIFHPSPSCSKTEIVVTLKKGWKVCLDPYAKQGQMILSGQKLKPNFKPQKQGGKSKQQNGKKNHNKKKREKN; encoded by the exons ATGTCCTGCGCTGCTGTCATATGGTATAATGGTCCTACTGGGATTTTCCCATCAGGAAGCAAACAGCAAAACATGAAGCCTGCTACTtgtaaaagaaaaagtaaaagcGATCTTATAGCACCCTCCCCCTGCCCATATTCTTTAAATCTGATCATTTCACTTGGTCTTTCACATCACCCTCTTGACTCCAGGATGAAGGCTTCGACGTTCTTCCTGCTGTTTTCGCTCCTGTTTGGACTGACTGCAAAGCTACGTGCAG GACCTGTAGGGGAGCTGGGAGAGCGCTGTCTGTGCCAAAAGACGCAACAGGAACTCAGACAACATGCAGTCATGACTAAGGCTAACATCTTTCACCCAAGTCCATCGTGTTCCAAGACTGAGATTGT TGTAACTTTGAAGAAAGGGTGGAAGGTCTGCTTGGATCCTTATGCAAAACAAGGCCAGATGATCTTAAG tGGACAGAAACTAAAACCAAACTTCAAGCCACAGAAACAGGGGGGGAAGTCCAAGCAGCAAAACGGTAAGAAGAACCATAACAAGAAGAAGAGGGAGAAAAACTGA